The Deltaproteobacteria bacterium sequence TTGCATGGCGGCGTCCCAGCCCGGATGCGTCGCCAGGGTCGCGGCGTGACGCTCCAGGAAGTAGCGGCGTACGGCGCCGAGGAGATAGCGAGCGTAGAGCCGATGAACGCGGTGGAAGGCGTGCGTCGTGTCGTAGCCCGGACAGTACGCGACCGCCGCGGCGAAGGGCGCGCGGGCGCCTTCCTCGCCGAGGTAGCGGACGAGGAGCCCCGACCCGGCGGAGACGCCGACGGCGTAGAGCGGCGCCGCCGGGACGCGGGCGCGGATCCGCCCGAGCTGGACGCGCAGGTCGGCGGTCGCTCCGAGCGTGCTGAAGCGCGGCGCGGTGAGAGGCAAGGCGCCGTGGCCGCGCCGATTGCAGACGACGATGCGCCACCCGAGCCGGCGGCGGAGGGCGCCGACCGTCCGCCGCATGGTCTGTCCGTCGCCGCAGATCGTCGGCAGCACCACCACGAGGGGCGTCGCCGGCGGGCCCTCGAGGCCGAGCCAGTCGAGCGATACGGTGCCGCCATCCGGCAGGGGGAGCATCTCGGTCTCGTCGTAGCAGAGCGGTGGCGTGCGCGCGTTGCGCCAGGCGAGGAGGGCGAGCTGGAGGTGACGATTGGCGCCCCACCAGGGCGGCCGGTAGGGTTCGCGCAGGGTGGCGCACCGGGTCCGCACATGGGTGAGGAATGGCGTCTCGCGGTACACGAGCTCCGGCGGGTGGGCGACCCGCGTCCGGTAGTGGCGGACGGCGGCCGCCGTCGCGGCGACTCCGGCGAGGAGCGTGGACTCGGTCACCGCGTCCGCCGTGCGCTCACGGACGCGCCGCGAGCGCCTGGCGCACGCGCTCGACCGGCGAGGCGAGCTCGTGCGCGGCTACGAGGACGGCGAGCGCGGCCGCGTCCGCCGGGGCGGTCGGCAGCCCGAGGGCGACCGGCGCCAGCGGTACGTCCGGCACCGGCAGAACGACGCGCATCGCGGCGGCGAGGTAGTCGCGGCCCGCGTCGAGCTTGCGCGCGACGGCCGGCGCGAGGTCGGTCGCCGCGAGGATCGCCGGGAGCGAGCCGTAGCGGGCAACGAGCTGCGCGGCGGTCTTCTCGCCGATGCCCCGCACGCCCGGGAGCCCGTCCGAGGGGTCGCCGCGCAGGAGCGCGAAGTCTCCGTAGGCGCGGCCGGGGATGCCGTAGCGGCGGGTGACCTCCGCCTCGTCGACGACGACGACCTTGGAGACGCCGGTCTGCGGGTAGAGCACGACGCGGTCGGGATCGCGGACGAGCGCGAAGAGATCGCGATCCCCCGACACCACCGCGACCGGGCCGCGAGAGGCCGCGGCGAGCGTGGCGATCACGTCCTCCGCCTCGAAGCCCTCGGCGCCGACCACCGCGAAGCCGAGCGCGCGCAGCACCGCGCGGCCGACGCTCTCCTGCGGCGCAACGGGATCGACTTCGTCGTCGTCCGCGACCCGGTGCGCCTTGTACGAGGGCAGGGCCGCGACGCGGAACGCCGGGCGCCAGTCGTCGTCGACGGCGATCGCGAGGGCCCGCGGCCGGTGGTCGAGGAGGAGCCGCGCCAGCATGTTCAGGAAGCCGTAGACGGCGTGCATCGGGATCGAGTCGGGCACCGAGTGGAAGGCCCGGTAGAGCAGGCTCGAGTAGTCGATCAGCATCGTCGGCGCGCGCATGTCGTGGCGCGGGTGTTACTGGAGGACGCTCGCGGTGCCGACGGTCGCCTTCGTGCCGTCCGCCTTCTCGCACCAGACGTCCACGTGAACGCGGCGCTTCGCTCCCTCGGCGACCTCCTCGCGCACCTTGCCATGAGCCGTCACCGTGTCCTCGGCCCAGATGACGTTGACGAGGCGGACGTCGAGCCCGCCGCCGACCTGCCAGGCAAGCCCGAAGGCGGCGGTCATGAGCTCGGAGACGAGGCAGATGGACCACATCCCCTGGACGACGACGTCCGGGAACCCGAGCATCCGGGCCGCTTCGCGATCGGTGTGGTAGTTCTTCTCGGGTCCGGAGAAGGCCTCGCACATCGCCAGCGTGATGGTGCGGGTGAGGGGCGGGAGCGACGCGCCCGGCCCCTCGCCGATGGCGAACTGGCGGTCGGCGCGCTTCTCGCGCTCGCGGTCGACGACGAGGCCGCGGCGCTCCTCCTCGACGAGGAAGCTCTGGTGGGTGCGGCTCCGCTGCAGCCAGCGACCGGCGTCGTCGGTGAGCAGCACCTCGTTCACGACGTACTCGCGGGTGCGTTTGACGTAACGCTCGACGACGGTGGAGCGGGTGCGGACGACGCCGCCGACCGTGAGCGGCGCGAAGAGCTGCCACTCCTGGCGCGCGTGCAGATTGCCGAAAATGTTCGGCAGGTACCAGGCGAGGCTGCGATAGACCTCGGAGTGGAAGAGGAGGGCGGGCGAGGCGACGGCGCCCGAGGCGAGCGCGAGGCGGGACGTCGGTCCGCCGACGCCCGCCTCGTAGCGCGCGACGTCGTCATCCGTGAGGGTCGTGGCGCGGCCGCCGAGGTCGCGGCCGACGTGGACCTCGTGGGGGGGGAAGAAGCCGGCGATCGTCTCGTTCATCAGCGTGGTCCTCCGTGCGCAGGCGAATCTTGCCCACCGGCGTCGCGTCGTCCATCGCGGCGGCCGTGTGGCGCGCGAGAGCGCTCGCGGCGCAGGGCCGCGACGGCCTCGGCGACCACCGAGGCGGCGAGGCCGAGGAGCGTGACGGCCACGATGCCGTTCACGAGCTGCAGCGGGTTCCAGGCGCCGTCCGGGTCGCGCACCGCGGCGAAGGCGGCCCCGGCCTGCAGGACGAGCGCCCAGACCGTAATCGTGAGCACGAAGAGCATCGGGACGCAGGTGAACCAGACGGGCTTTCCGAGCCGCTTCCGCCACACGGTGACGCCGAGGAGCGTGAGCGCGGCGAGCAGCTGGTTCGATGTGCCGAAGAGCGTCCAGAACGCCATGTACGTCGGCGGCCGGCCGGGCAGGGGAGCGTCGGCGGTCGCGATGAAGAGGAGCGGGGCGCCGATGGTCGCGAGCGTCCCCACGACGGCGCCGGCGCGCGTCCGCCAGTCGAAGAGCTCTTGAATGATGTAGCGCCCGAGGCGGGTCGCGACGTCGAGGGTGTCGAAGACGAAGGTCGAGAAGGCCATCGACCCGAAGACGGTGGCGAAGAGGAGGTGCTCCTTCCCGAGCACGACGCTGGCGAACTGGCCGATGCCGCGCCCGTAGGTGGCGCCAGCGGGCGCCTTCGGACCGCCCGGGGCGGCGATCATGATCGTGACCAGCGCGATCAAGGCGACGAAGGACTCGAGCAGCATCGCGCCGTAGCCGACCGGGCGGCAGTCGCTCTCCTTGGCGATCTGCTT is a genomic window containing:
- a CDS encoding MaoC family dehydratase: MNETIAGFFPPHEVHVGRDLGGRATTLTDDDVARYEAGVGGPTSRLALASGAVASPALLFHSEVYRSLAWYLPNIFGNLHARQEWQLFAPLTVGGVVRTRSTVVERYVKRTREYVVNEVLLTDDAGRWLQRSRTHQSFLVEEERRGLVVDREREKRADRQFAIGEGPGASLPPLTRTITLAMCEAFSGPEKNYHTDREAARMLGFPDVVVQGMWSICLVSELMTAAFGLAWQVGGGLDVRLVNVIWAEDTVTAHGKVREEVAEGAKRRVHVDVWCEKADGTKATVGTASVLQ
- a CDS encoding 5'-3' exonuclease; protein product: MRAPTMLIDYSSLLYRAFHSVPDSIPMHAVYGFLNMLARLLLDHRPRALAIAVDDDWRPAFRVAALPSYKAHRVADDDEVDPVAPQESVGRAVLRALGFAVVGAEGFEAEDVIATLAAASRGPVAVVSGDRDLFALVRDPDRVVLYPQTGVSKVVVVDEAEVTRRYGIPGRAYGDFALLRGDPSDGLPGVRGIGEKTAAQLVARYGSLPAILAATDLAPAVARKLDAGRDYLAAAMRVVLPVPDVPLAPVALGLPTAPADAAALAVLVAAHELASPVERVRQALAARP
- a CDS encoding alpha/beta hydrolase codes for the protein MTESTLLAGVAATAAAVRHYRTRVAHPPELVYRETPFLTHVRTRCATLREPYRPPWWGANRHLQLALLAWRNARTPPLCYDETEMLPLPDGGTVSLDWLGLEGPPATPLVVVLPTICGDGQTMRRTVGALRRRLGWRIVVCNRRGHGALPLTAPRFSTLGATADLRVQLGRIRARVPAAPLYAVGVSAGSGLLVRYLGEEGARAPFAAAVAYCPGYDTTHAFHRVHRLYARYLLGAVRRYFLERHAATLATHPGWDAAMQSRTIGELHDRQHPFAGFASADDYHAHTNPMRVADAVGVPLLILNAADDPVCAHANVEEHRGLFGRVPESLLVLTARGSHCAFFEGHWRPRSWAHRLIAEYFGAVHEWASGAARHVP